The Candidatus Neomarinimicrobiota bacterium DNA window GCAGTATACTTGATGTTGCTCTTTTTGGACACTCAAAGCCCGCGTGATCTATTCCTCTCTTTCTTTTTACTGGGTCTCGCGTTTGTGTTTCGTTGGAACTATGTTTTTTTTGCACCCCTGTTTCTGATCTATCTCACGGGTGATCGGCGTATCTGGGCTTTCCTCCTTTACCCCTCATTCTGGATCCTGGGTTTTCTGGGATTCTTAGCGGGTATATCAATCCAGCTTTACACAAACTTCACTCATTTTGGAAATCCATTTCAAATTGGCTATGGCCAGCTTGATTATAGCGAACAGTTTGTTTTCAATATTTTTGAATATATTAAAAATATTTTCAGGGTAGCCTATCGCCTGTTGTTCACATGGGATTTCTTTTCACCCCTTCTGGCCATGTTTGGAGTGATGGCTATTGTTGAATTGTGGAAAGAAAAGCGCAGAGATGTGTTTTGGCTTTTTGTACCCTGGATCATACTGGGCGTTTTCTCGGTGATTTATTTTGGTGTAAAACCCCGGTTATTAATACCAATAATGCCACCCATGTTCTTAATCGGTGCCGAAGGTATTGTGCGAGTGTTTTACATGTTGAGAAAATCTGAAGGACTTAAGATTATACCAACCAGGATCACGGCGATAACATCCATATTCATGTTAACCATTCTCTTTTCACCCATGTTTGTGCGTACTTTACTGCATGCACATGGTCACTTTCAAGATAAGGTGGTTATGCAACAGGCTTTTCGTTGGGCCGGGAAAAACATAAATCAACCGGAAGCCCGGATCGTCACCCAGCCCTACTATGCAGGGAAAAATGATGACTGGTTGCGAGCCGGCTGGGATGTTTGGGCCTCCAAACGTTATGCAGAGCACAAAATCCGGTCGCTGGCATACCCGGAGACCTGGAAAACAGAAAACAGAGATTGGGTGGTAATAAACCGTTTTTGGTTTGAAGGTGGTAATCTTCGGTTTGAAAACACGCGTGAAATGTC harbors:
- a CDS encoding glycosyltransferase family 39 protein, producing MLFVLLFITVATRLPFQGPYLYNGDPVAYFNGAENLIQSGEYQIDGMIPIWPVGTSLTLIPFMLISKSFGVSMESGAFWHGVFFIYLAIAFTYLLGKRIFNPATGIIGALLLAMAESPFIHSINSASDPGSLAMMLAAVYLMLLFLDTQSPRDLFLSFFLLGLAFVFRWNYVFFAPLFLIYLTGDRRIWAFLLYPSFWILGFLGFLAGISIQLYTNFTHFGNPFQIGYGQLDYSEQFVFNIFEYIKNIFRVAYRLLFTWDFFSPLLAMFGVMAIVELWKEKRRDVFWLFVPWIILGVFSVIYFGVKPRLLIPIMPPMFLIGAEGIVRVFYMLRKSEGLKIIPTRITAITSIFMLTILFSPMFVRTLLHAHGHFQDKVVMQQAFRWAGKNINQPEARIVTQPYYAGKNDDWLRAGWDVWASKRYAEHKIRSLAYPETWKTENRDWVVINRFWFEGGNLRFENTREMSQRFDSLKTARHLELKAQFEGKPEPRILKKLNILSFYPIDFLEYRPSFEVWGPPEK